One genomic segment of Deltaproteobacteria bacterium includes these proteins:
- a CDS encoding ubiquinol-cytochrome c reductase iron-sulfur subunit produces MTAEDHPQSIPANRNRRNFINIALGTLTAIFTASLFYPLFRFLWPSADRSGGEGRIGIPLEELLVGQSRVVVVRGEPVLVIREANKVAAVSAVCTHMSCVVKYRGAGVIACPCHTATFDLNGNVMGGPAPRPLPSYPVRIEGRNIVVGT; encoded by the coding sequence CTATTCCCGCGAACCGCAACCGGCGAAACTTCATAAACATAGCTCTCGGGACCTTGACGGCAATCTTCACCGCATCCCTTTTCTATCCCCTCTTCCGGTTCCTGTGGCCTTCGGCCGACCGGTCCGGAGGCGAGGGGCGCATAGGGATTCCGCTCGAGGAGTTGCTCGTGGGGCAGTCTCGCGTCGTCGTGGTACGCGGCGAGCCGGTTCTCGTCATACGCGAGGCCAACAAGGTGGCTGCGGTGTCCGCGGTCTGCACCCACATGAGCTGCGTGGTGAAATACCGGGGCGCCGGCGTCATCGCCTGCCCTTGCCACACCGCGACGTTCGACCTGAACGGGAACGTGATGGGAGGGCCGGCCCCGCGCCCGCTGCCCTCGTACCCGGTGCGGATCGAAGGACGGAATATCGTGGTCGGGACATGA
- a CDS encoding cytochrome b N-terminal domain-containing protein has translation MTEEKKPTGEQATEEPGRQRHEFEKRTVFTEMFNLFSLVGILYGALDERLSVREGMKKQFEKPVWFYRTRLENNLLACLGGISFLLFLFLMGTGGLLLMHYRPTPAEAYKSVVDIMNQVPYGWMVRGIHRWAGNLLVVTVLLHMMRVFFTAAYRPPRDVTWVNGVLLLVFTLAFSFSGYLLPWTQASYWATTVGTDILSAIPVVGDSIKYFVRGGNMVGQLALTRFFAFHVVILPGLMILFLVLHFLMIRRQGIAEPL, from the coding sequence ATGACGGAAGAAAAGAAACCGACGGGGGAACAGGCGACGGAAGAGCCGGGACGGCAGCGCCACGAGTTCGAGAAGCGCACCGTCTTCACGGAGATGTTCAACCTGTTCTCCCTGGTGGGAATCCTCTACGGCGCCCTCGACGAGCGTCTCTCCGTGCGGGAAGGGATGAAGAAGCAGTTCGAAAAGCCTGTGTGGTTCTACCGCACGCGGCTCGAGAACAATTTACTGGCCTGCCTCGGAGGGATCTCCTTCCTCCTGTTTCTGTTTCTCATGGGAACGGGCGGCCTCCTTCTCATGCATTACCGGCCGACGCCCGCAGAGGCGTATAAAAGCGTCGTGGACATAATGAACCAGGTCCCCTACGGATGGATGGTACGGGGGATCCACCGCTGGGCCGGCAACCTCCTGGTGGTCACGGTCCTGCTGCACATGATGCGGGTCTTCTTCACGGCCGCGTACCGCCCGCCCCGCGACGTGACGTGGGTAAACGGAGTGCTGCTCCTGGTCTTCACCCTCGCGTTCAGTTTCTCGGGCTACCTCCTGCCGTGGACGCAGGCATCCTACTGGGCGACCACCGTCGGCACGGACATCCTGTCCGCCATCCCGGTCGTCGGCGACTCCATCAAATACTTCGTCCGCGGCGGGAACATGGTCGGGCAGCTCGCCCTCACGAGGTTCTTCGCCTTCCACGTCGTGATCCTGCCCGGACTGATGATACTTTTCCTCGTCCTGCACTTCCTCATGATCCGGCGGCAGGGAATCGCCGAGCCTCTTTAG